The Natronoglycomyces albus genome has a segment encoding these proteins:
- a CDS encoding serine/threonine-protein kinase — protein sequence MNDIHQALSQPVSEPPHTYRLGKRHQPVAGATSSPVSGALSGPVSRTTGRSRRQRGGMRELPPVEPRDPSTAVVENPAVSENKRFCGSCAKPVGRPQAGRDGQVTGYCPYCRAQYWFTPALGPGDVLANRYQILGAIAHGGLGWIYLANDRNFQDDGTERWVVLKGLINSSDEDALESAVNERRFLVGIDHPNIVNIFDFVTEPDPRTGDPQSYIVMEYIAGQSLKALRDNYVDENGDKQPLPLSQVLTYTIEMLPAFEYLHDRNLLFCDFKPDNIIHVETWLKLIDLGAVRRIDDLDSAVYGTPGYSVPNDEVLTVGPSISSDLYTIGRSMAVMALDFKGFTGEYRESLPSPEKAPLFAEHASFHRLLLRACNSEPGMRFQSAGEMRAQVQGILGEVQSVESGQPLMAPSTMFTVEQSTFGVPDTDADSSSVGRAFDIAHALPEPMLDPSDPSAAFLNSMSATDVTGIMAELNSAPEPSLEVQLRRVTTLISAGDLHNATGALDQSLHHHGYAWQHSWLRGIICLLSGDFANAGAHFDAVYSHLPGELAPRLALAACAELIGRGDLALPYYQRIWQCDRRFVSAAYGKARLLDAMGDTPAAIETLLEVPETSNQYGVAQTAAIQISLHSRTNPPGFNDLRHMAARIASLNLEPRRHHLVSTRLLAYALTLVNQYGPQHHSGITLFDHPLTERDLRFALEKSYRRLAYTCDKKEDQIFYIDQANLHRPRTTF from the coding sequence ATGAACGACATTCACCAGGCCCTCTCCCAACCGGTATCAGAGCCACCGCACACCTACCGCCTGGGCAAACGCCACCAACCTGTAGCCGGAGCCACCAGTTCACCGGTCTCGGGGGCGCTATCGGGCCCCGTCTCCCGCACCACCGGCCGCAGCCGTCGCCAACGTGGCGGCATGCGTGAGCTGCCCCCAGTGGAACCAAGAGACCCCTCCACCGCCGTGGTGGAAAACCCCGCCGTTTCCGAAAACAAGCGGTTCTGTGGTTCCTGCGCCAAACCCGTCGGACGCCCACAAGCGGGGCGCGACGGCCAAGTCACCGGCTATTGTCCCTACTGCCGCGCCCAATATTGGTTCACCCCGGCGCTAGGCCCCGGCGATGTCCTCGCCAATCGATACCAGATTCTCGGCGCGATCGCCCACGGTGGACTGGGATGGATCTATCTGGCCAACGACCGCAACTTCCAAGACGACGGAACCGAACGGTGGGTCGTTCTCAAGGGCCTCATCAACTCCTCGGACGAGGACGCTCTGGAATCGGCGGTCAATGAGCGCCGATTCCTCGTGGGCATCGACCACCCCAACATCGTCAACATCTTCGACTTCGTCACCGAGCCAGATCCCCGCACTGGCGACCCACAAAGCTACATCGTCATGGAGTACATCGCGGGGCAATCGCTCAAAGCCCTCCGCGACAACTACGTGGACGAAAACGGCGACAAACAACCGCTGCCGTTGTCACAGGTGCTCACCTACACCATCGAGATGCTGCCAGCGTTCGAGTACCTGCACGACCGCAACCTGCTCTTCTGTGATTTCAAGCCCGACAACATCATTCACGTCGAGACGTGGCTAAAGTTGATCGACCTGGGTGCGGTGCGCCGCATCGACGATCTCGACTCAGCGGTCTATGGCACACCCGGGTACTCGGTGCCCAATGACGAAGTGCTCACCGTCGGGCCCTCGATTAGTTCGGACCTATACACCATCGGACGTTCGATGGCGGTCATGGCACTGGACTTCAAAGGTTTCACCGGAGAGTATCGAGAGAGCCTTCCCTCCCCAGAAAAGGCACCTCTGTTCGCAGAGCACGCCTCATTCCATCGCCTCTTGCTGCGGGCCTGCAACTCCGAGCCAGGAATGCGCTTTCAAAGCGCTGGCGAGATGCGAGCTCAAGTGCAGGGCATCCTCGGCGAAGTTCAATCGGTCGAGTCCGGTCAGCCGCTCATGGCTCCCTCGACCATGTTCACCGTCGAACAATCCACATTCGGAGTCCCCGACACCGATGCCGATTCCTCCTCCGTGGGGCGAGCCTTCGACATCGCCCATGCCCTGCCCGAGCCGATGCTTGATCCCTCGGACCCCAGCGCGGCATTCCTGAACTCGATGTCGGCCACCGATGTCACCGGAATCATGGCGGAACTCAACTCCGCGCCCGAGCCGTCGCTCGAAGTCCAATTGCGGCGAGTCACCACTCTCATCAGCGCCGGGGACCTCCACAACGCAACCGGCGCCCTCGATCAGAGCTTGCATCACCACGGATACGCCTGGCAGCACTCCTGGCTGCGCGGCATCATTTGTTTGCTCTCTGGGGACTTCGCCAACGCCGGTGCTCACTTCGACGCCGTGTACTCGCACCTGCCCGGAGAACTGGCGCCCCGACTGGCACTAGCCGCCTGCGCCGAACTCATCGGCCGAGGCGACTTGGCTCTCCCCTACTACCAACGCATCTGGCAATGCGATCGTCGGTTCGTCTCGGCCGCCTACGGCAAAGCTCGCCTCCTGGACGCCATGGGCGACACGCCAGCGGCGATCGAAACGCTGTTGGAGGTGCCTGAGACCTCAAACCAATACGGTGTCGCGCAGACGGCCGCTATCCAGATTTCCCTGCACAGCCGTACCAATCCGCCCGGGTTCAACGACCTACGCCACATGGCCGCGCGCATCGCCTCACTAAACCTGGAGCCTCGTCGCCACCACCTCGTGTCCACTCGGCTCCTGGCCTACGCCCTCACGCTGGTCAACCAATACGGGCCACAACATCACAGCGGGATTACCCTGTTCGACCACCCGCTGACCGAACGCGACCTGAGGTTCGCACTGGAGAAGTCCTACCGGCGGCTGGCCTACACCTGCGACAAAAAGGAAGACCAGATCTTCTATATCGATCAGGCCAACCTGCACCGCCCCCGCACCACGTTCTAG
- a CDS encoding glutamate ABC transporter substrate-binding protein, protein MKARVNNRGGSRRLRSLVALTAICAIAAVSCASVETTSPPEIDVPLPIPQGADFSPELGEPPTEDDPCGARESFSPSSGLTAGDARSALIRDNTLTVGVDQTTYLMGFRDPETGSLEGFDIEIARAIADDIMGHRDNITFVTMTSDERESALQNGEVDIVVRTMTMNCARWENVLFSSEYFTAGQQLLVTRDSGIEDLSDLTNDHRVCSSPGSTSIDRLGATNAQPVAAPDWGDCMFMVQQGMVDAITTDNTILAGMAIQDPYLEVVGEPFSDEPYGVAVAQGNEDLVRYINGILEDMRDDGTWDDIYDEWLAEALGPAQAPQPQYRD, encoded by the coding sequence ATGAAAGCACGTGTGAATAACCGAGGTGGAAGTCGCCGACTGCGGAGCCTGGTGGCCCTCACCGCCATCTGCGCGATCGCCGCCGTCTCGTGCGCCAGTGTCGAGACCACCTCACCGCCGGAGATCGACGTCCCACTCCCAATTCCGCAAGGGGCCGACTTCAGTCCCGAGCTGGGCGAGCCCCCGACCGAGGACGACCCGTGCGGTGCGCGCGAATCCTTCAGCCCCTCCTCGGGCCTCACCGCCGGAGATGCGCGTTCAGCCCTCATTCGCGACAACACCTTGACCGTTGGGGTGGACCAAACTACGTATCTGATGGGATTCCGCGATCCCGAGACTGGGTCACTGGAAGGGTTTGACATCGAGATAGCCCGCGCCATCGCCGACGACATCATGGGGCACCGTGACAACATCACCTTCGTGACCATGACCTCCGACGAACGTGAGAGCGCCTTGCAAAACGGAGAGGTCGACATCGTCGTACGCACCATGACCATGAACTGCGCACGCTGGGAAAACGTCCTGTTCTCCTCAGAATATTTCACCGCTGGACAACAGTTGCTCGTCACCCGAGACTCCGGGATCGAGGATCTGTCGGACCTCACCAACGACCACCGGGTATGCTCCTCCCCCGGTTCCACCTCGATCGACCGCCTCGGTGCGACCAATGCCCAGCCCGTCGCCGCCCCTGACTGGGGCGATTGCATGTTCATGGTGCAGCAAGGCATGGTTGACGCCATAACCACCGACAACACGATCCTGGCCGGAATGGCCATCCAAGACCCTTACTTGGAAGTCGTCGGTGAGCCCTTCTCCGACGAGCCCTACGGAGTGGCCGTCGCGCAGGGAAACGAAGACCTCGTGCGCTACATCAACGGAATCCTCGAAGACATGCGCGACGACGGCACCTGGGATGACATTTACGACGAGTGGCTAGCTGAGGCTCTCGGCCCCGCCCAAGCACCCCAACCGCAGTACCGAGACTAG
- a CDS encoding sulfurtransferase has product MPLITATELAELLESSPPPCVLDIRWQLQKPTEGREAYNAGHIPGAVFLDLDEDVCGPPGEAGRHPLPDPEKLQESLRSAGINNDSIIVCYDDGHFLSAARTWWTLRWAGLKHVYVLDGGYKSWVDERREVTTEAPEVEPGTVEIETGHETVLNAEAAAVWADQGKLVDVRDRGRYFGEKEFIDPVAGHIPGAGNLPSSDDIDDKGRFLTKGRLRDRYRDHVDTALYCGSGVTAARSALAMTVAGYKVPPLYIGSWSNWIAEDRPVSSGD; this is encoded by the coding sequence ATGCCTTTGATTACCGCCACCGAACTTGCCGAGCTGCTGGAAAGCAGCCCGCCACCGTGCGTTTTGGACATCCGTTGGCAACTTCAGAAACCCACTGAAGGCCGCGAAGCCTACAACGCGGGACACATCCCCGGGGCGGTGTTCCTGGACCTTGACGAAGACGTGTGCGGGCCGCCCGGCGAGGCGGGCCGCCACCCGTTGCCCGACCCCGAGAAACTCCAGGAATCCCTGCGTAGCGCTGGCATCAATAACGACTCCATCATCGTGTGCTACGACGATGGCCACTTTCTCTCCGCCGCCCGCACCTGGTGGACCCTACGTTGGGCCGGACTCAAGCACGTCTACGTCCTCGACGGCGGATACAAAAGCTGGGTCGACGAACGCCGTGAGGTCACCACAGAGGCCCCTGAGGTCGAACCGGGCACCGTGGAGATCGAAACCGGTCATGAAACCGTGCTCAACGCCGAGGCCGCCGCCGTTTGGGCCGACCAGGGCAAGCTCGTCGACGTGCGCGACCGAGGACGCTACTTTGGGGAAAAGGAATTCATCGACCCAGTCGCGGGCCACATTCCCGGTGCCGGAAACCTGCCCTCCAGCGACGACATTGACGACAAAGGTCGTTTCCTCACCAAAGGCCGTCTTCGCGATCGCTACCGCGACCACGTCGATACTGCGCTTTACTGTGGGTCAGGGGTGACCGCCGCCCGCTCGGCTTTGGCGATGACCGTCGCCGGATACAAGGTGCCCCCGCTATACATTGGTTCATGGTCCAATTGGATCGCCGAGGACCGACCGGTTTCGTCAGGAGATTGA
- a CDS encoding deaminase: MTVESDDERWMRHAIELARHCPPSPDAFSVGAVVVVENEVVAQGYSRQDNPHDHAEEVALRALRLAPGREMTTQDDHIGGGDLTDATIYSTMEPCGERASRPIPCAQLIIQSGLTRVVYAVGEPTTFVAAPRGAQLLREAGLTVVYLPELAKAAREVSRPIMLVCRICL; this comes from the coding sequence ATGACCGTTGAATCCGACGATGAACGCTGGATGCGCCACGCGATCGAGCTGGCGCGACACTGTCCGCCCTCGCCCGATGCCTTCAGCGTGGGGGCTGTCGTCGTCGTCGAAAACGAGGTTGTCGCCCAAGGGTACTCACGCCAAGATAACCCGCACGACCATGCCGAAGAGGTGGCATTGCGCGCCTTGCGGCTAGCGCCGGGCCGGGAAATGACTACCCAAGACGATCACATCGGTGGGGGAGACCTCACCGACGCCACAATTTATTCCACGATGGAACCATGTGGGGAGCGGGCCTCGCGGCCCATCCCTTGCGCCCAGCTCATCATCCAATCAGGACTAACGAGAGTCGTTTACGCCGTAGGCGAACCCACGACATTCGTCGCCGCCCCGCGCGGGGCACAACTCCTCCGAGAAGCTGGCTTGACCGTTGTCTACCTGCCAGAACTGGCCAAAGCGGCCCGCGAAGTCAGCAGACCCATAATGTTAGTTTGTAGAATATGCCTTTGA